A genomic stretch from Streptomyces venezuelae ATCC 10712 includes:
- the aroA gene encoding 3-phosphoshikimate 1-carboxyvinyltransferase, whose protein sequence is MTAAASATHTDPPTDLWPAPYARGAVDATVTVPGSKSVTNRALVLAALASEPGWLRRPLRSRDTLLMAEALRTLGVKIEEGVGPDGSGEAWRVIPSPLRGPATVDVGNAGTVMRFLPPVAALADGPVRFDGDPRSHERPLHGVIDALRALGARVDDEGRGALPMTVHGAGGLDGGTVEIDASSSSQFVSALLLSAPRFNQGVEVRHVGSRLPSLPHIRMTVDMLRAVGAQVDEPEHGGAPNVWRVAPSALRGRDLVVEPDLSNAQPFLAAALITGGRVTVPDWPARTTQPGDALREIFTEMGGSCELTEAGLTFTGTGRIHGIDVDLGEVGELTPGIAAVAALADSPSTLRGVAHLRLHETDRLAALTKEINELGGDVTETEDGLHIRPRPLHGGVFHTYHDHRMATAGAIIGLAVEGVEIEDVATTAKTLPDFPRMWTEMLGA, encoded by the coding sequence ATGACCGCAGCTGCTTCCGCGACGCACACCGACCCGCCCACCGACCTCTGGCCCGCCCCGTACGCCCGCGGCGCCGTCGACGCGACCGTCACCGTGCCCGGATCGAAGTCGGTCACCAACCGCGCCCTCGTCCTGGCCGCCCTGGCGTCCGAGCCCGGCTGGCTGCGCCGCCCGCTGCGGTCCCGCGACACCCTCCTGATGGCCGAGGCGCTCCGTACCCTCGGCGTGAAGATCGAGGAGGGCGTGGGCCCGGACGGTTCCGGCGAGGCCTGGCGGGTCATCCCCTCCCCGCTGCGCGGCCCCGCGACCGTCGACGTCGGCAACGCCGGCACGGTCATGCGCTTCCTGCCCCCGGTCGCGGCGCTCGCCGACGGACCGGTCCGCTTCGACGGCGACCCCCGCTCCCACGAGCGCCCGCTGCACGGTGTGATCGACGCGCTGCGCGCGCTCGGCGCCCGCGTCGACGACGAGGGCCGCGGCGCCCTCCCCATGACGGTGCACGGCGCCGGTGGCCTGGACGGCGGCACGGTCGAGATCGACGCCTCCTCGTCCTCCCAGTTCGTCAGCGCCCTGCTGCTCTCCGCGCCCCGCTTCAACCAGGGCGTGGAGGTGCGGCACGTGGGGTCGCGGCTGCCCTCGCTGCCGCACATCCGGATGACGGTCGACATGCTCCGCGCGGTCGGCGCCCAAGTGGACGAGCCGGAGCACGGCGGCGCCCCGAACGTGTGGCGGGTGGCGCCCTCGGCGCTGCGCGGCCGGGACCTGGTCGTCGAGCCCGACCTGTCGAACGCGCAGCCGTTCCTGGCGGCGGCCCTGATCACCGGCGGCCGCGTGACGGTGCCGGACTGGCCCGCGCGGACCACCCAGCCCGGTGACGCGCTGCGGGAGATCTTCACCGAGATGGGTGGTTCCTGCGAGCTGACCGAGGCCGGTCTGACCTTCACCGGCACGGGCCGGATCCACGGCATCGACGTGGACCTCGGCGAGGTCGGCGAGCTGACGCCGGGCATCGCCGCGGTCGCGGCCCTCGCCGACTCCCCGTCGACGCTGCGCGGGGTCGCCCATCTCCGGCTGCACGAGACGGACCGGCTGGCGGCGCTCACCAAGGAGATCAACGAGCTGGGCGGCGACGTGACCGAGACCGAGGACGGTCTCCACATCCGCCCTCGCCCGCTGCACGGCGGCGTCTTCCACACGTACCACGACCACCGCATGGCGACGGCGGGCGCGATCATCGGCCTGGCGGTCGAGGGCGTGGAGATCGAGGACGTGGCCACGACCGCGAAGACCTTGCCCGACTTCCCCAGGATGTGGACCGAAATGCTCGGGGCCTGA
- a CDS encoding tetratricopeptide repeat protein, with translation MVFMGDRATLLETGRFVQRHARNAADEIIEAVGAVDAAVDTTAETDPDAENETETEARHRRAAERGDLAAMSALGALLLRRGDLDGAEPYLRGATAEGDRAAANNLGVLLHQRGYAEEAAGWWRVAAVAGSAPAAHALGRHHRERGDEPAAEYWLRQAAEQGHALGAYALADLLEHRSDVGAERWLRAAAEQGHREAAYRLALALERRATETARGPHETGARLRVPTGATAPAPAGAAASGAGTAVPARAVGEPGGASAEAEQWFRQAAARGHRRAALHLGAILEHRGELKEAGRWYLSSAKEGEAKAACALGFLLRDAGDEESAAVWWLRAAQDGDGNAANALGALHAARGEQQTAERWYRAAMDAGDVNGAYNLGLLCAAQDRIPQAEQWYRRAAYAGHREAANALAVLLLQAGDANGAEPWFSKAAEAGSVDAAFNLGILHAGRDDDRTALVWYERAAAAGHTEAALQVGIAALRDGDERTAERHLRCAAGGGSAEAAFRLASVLDARRPDPGPAVLGAPREEKTECEEWYERAAQQGHRRAQVRVGMLAAARGDLAEADRWYREAAEAGSRNGAFNLGLLLAREGSEREAALWWTRAARAGHGRAALRLALLAARRGELTEGRRWCARAVELGPAEVAERAARLSEALHQELTA, from the coding sequence ATGGTATTTATGGGGGACAGGGCAACTCTGTTGGAGACAGGGCGGTTTGTGCAGCGGCATGCCAGGAACGCCGCAGACGAGATCATCGAGGCAGTAGGGGCCGTCGATGCGGCCGTCGACACCACCGCCGAGACCGATCCCGACGCCGAGAACGAGACCGAGACCGAGGCCCGCCACCGGCGTGCCGCCGAGCGCGGCGACCTCGCCGCGATGAGCGCCCTCGGCGCGCTGCTGCTGCGCCGCGGCGACCTCGACGGCGCCGAGCCCTACCTGCGCGGCGCCACCGCCGAAGGCGACCGGGCCGCCGCGAACAACCTCGGGGTCCTGTTGCACCAGCGCGGATACGCCGAAGAGGCCGCCGGCTGGTGGCGCGTCGCCGCTGTCGCCGGCTCCGCACCCGCCGCCCACGCGCTCGGCCGCCACCACCGCGAGCGCGGCGACGAACCCGCCGCCGAGTACTGGCTGCGCCAGGCCGCCGAGCAGGGCCACGCCCTCGGCGCGTACGCCCTCGCCGACCTCCTGGAGCACCGCAGCGACGTCGGCGCCGAGCGCTGGCTGCGCGCCGCCGCCGAACAGGGCCACCGCGAGGCCGCGTACCGGCTCGCCCTCGCCCTGGAGCGGCGCGCCACCGAGACGGCCCGAGGCCCGCACGAGACCGGCGCCCGGCTGCGCGTGCCCACCGGCGCGACCGCGCCCGCACCGGCCGGGGCGGCCGCCTCCGGAGCCGGAACAGCCGTGCCCGCGCGGGCCGTCGGCGAGCCCGGCGGCGCATCGGCCGAGGCCGAGCAGTGGTTCCGGCAGGCCGCCGCGCGCGGCCACCGGCGGGCCGCGCTGCACCTCGGCGCGATCCTGGAGCACCGCGGCGAACTCAAGGAGGCCGGCCGCTGGTACCTCAGCTCCGCCAAGGAGGGCGAGGCCAAGGCCGCCTGCGCGCTCGGCTTCCTGCTCCGCGACGCGGGCGACGAGGAGAGCGCCGCCGTGTGGTGGCTGCGCGCCGCCCAGGACGGCGACGGCAACGCCGCCAACGCCCTCGGCGCGCTCCACGCCGCCCGCGGCGAGCAGCAGACCGCCGAGCGCTGGTACCGGGCCGCCATGGACGCGGGCGACGTGAACGGCGCCTACAACCTCGGGCTGCTCTGCGCCGCCCAGGACCGCATCCCGCAGGCCGAGCAGTGGTACCGCCGGGCCGCCTACGCGGGCCACCGCGAGGCCGCCAACGCGCTCGCCGTCCTGCTCCTCCAGGCCGGCGACGCCAACGGCGCCGAGCCCTGGTTCTCCAAGGCCGCCGAGGCGGGCAGCGTCGACGCTGCCTTCAACCTGGGCATCCTGCACGCGGGCCGGGACGACGACCGTACGGCCCTCGTCTGGTACGAGCGGGCGGCCGCCGCCGGGCACACCGAGGCCGCCCTGCAGGTCGGCATCGCCGCCCTTCGCGACGGCGACGAGCGGACCGCCGAGCGGCACCTGCGCTGCGCGGCCGGCGGCGGCAGCGCCGAGGCCGCCTTCCGGCTCGCCTCGGTGCTCGACGCGCGCCGGCCCGACCCCGGACCCGCCGTCCTCGGCGCGCCCCGGGAGGAGAAGACCGAGTGCGAGGAGTGGTACGAGCGGGCCGCCCAGCAGGGCCACCGCCGTGCCCAGGTGCGGGTCGGCATGCTCGCCGCCGCGCGCGGCGACCTGGCGGAGGCCGACCGCTGGTACCGCGAGGCGGCGGAGGCGGGCAGCCGCAACGGCGCCTTCAACCTGGGGCTGCTCCTCGCCCGCGAGGGCAGCGAGCGCGAGGCAGCCCTCTGGTGGACCCGGGCCGCCCGGGCCGGGCACGGCCGCGCCGCGCTGCGGCTCGCGCTGCTCGCGGCCCGGCGCGGGGAGCTCACCGAGGGGCGCCGCTGGTGCGCCCGCGCGGTGGAGCTGGGCCCGGCGGAGGTCGCCGAGCGGGCGGCGCGGCTGAGCGAGGCGCTGCACCAGGAGCTGACGGCGTGA
- a CDS encoding catalase, whose product MTQGPLTTEAGAPVADNQNSETAGVGGPVLVQDQLLLEKLAHFNRERIPERVVHARGAGAYGTFTLTRDVSRWTRAAFLSEVGKRTETFLRFSTVAGSLGAADAVRDPRGWALKFYTEEGNYDLVGNNTPVFFIKDAIKFPDFIHTQKRDPYTGSQEADNVWDFWGLSPESTHQVTWLFGDRGIPASYRHMNGYGSHTYQWNNEAGEVFWVKYHFKTDQGIKNLTQDEANRLAGEDPDSHQRDLREAIERGDFPTWTVQVQIMPAADAAGYRFNPFDLTKVWPHEDYPPVEIGTLELNRNPENIFAEVEQSIFSPAHFVPGIGPSPDKMLQGRLFAYGDAHRYRVGINADHLPVNRPHATEARTHSRDGFLYDGRHKGAKNYEPNSFGGPVQTDRPLWQPTPVTGVTGDHAAPSHAEDDDFTQAGDLYRLMSEDEKGRLIDNLSGFIAKVSRDDIAERAIGNFRRADEDFGKRLEAAVQALRG is encoded by the coding sequence GTGACGCAGGGACCGCTCACCACGGAGGCCGGCGCGCCGGTCGCCGACAACCAGAACAGCGAGACGGCGGGCGTAGGCGGTCCGGTCCTCGTCCAGGACCAGCTGCTGCTCGAGAAGCTCGCCCACTTCAACCGTGAGCGCATCCCGGAGCGCGTGGTCCACGCGCGCGGTGCGGGCGCCTACGGCACCTTCACGCTCACCCGTGACGTCTCGCGGTGGACGCGGGCCGCCTTCCTCTCCGAGGTCGGCAAGCGGACCGAGACCTTCCTGCGCTTCTCCACCGTCGCGGGCAGCCTCGGCGCGGCCGACGCGGTGCGCGATCCGCGCGGCTGGGCGCTGAAGTTCTACACCGAGGAGGGCAACTACGACCTCGTCGGCAACAACACCCCGGTGTTCTTCATCAAGGACGCCATCAAGTTCCCCGACTTCATCCACACCCAGAAGCGCGACCCGTACACGGGCTCGCAGGAGGCGGACAACGTCTGGGACTTCTGGGGCCTGTCGCCGGAGTCGACCCACCAGGTGACCTGGCTGTTCGGCGACCGCGGCATCCCGGCCTCGTACCGCCACATGAACGGCTACGGCTCGCACACGTACCAGTGGAACAACGAGGCCGGCGAGGTCTTCTGGGTCAAGTACCACTTCAAGACCGACCAGGGGATCAAGAACCTCACGCAGGACGAGGCCAACCGGCTGGCCGGCGAGGACCCGGACTCGCACCAGCGCGACCTGCGCGAGGCCATCGAGCGCGGCGACTTCCCGACCTGGACCGTGCAGGTCCAGATCATGCCCGCGGCCGACGCGGCGGGCTACCGCTTCAACCCCTTCGACCTCACCAAGGTCTGGCCGCACGAGGACTACCCGCCGGTCGAGATCGGCACCCTGGAGCTCAACCGCAACCCGGAGAACATCTTCGCCGAGGTCGAGCAGAGCATCTTCTCCCCGGCGCACTTCGTGCCCGGCATCGGGCCGTCCCCGGACAAGATGCTCCAGGGCCGTCTCTTCGCGTACGGCGACGCGCACCGCTACCGCGTCGGCATCAACGCCGACCACCTGCCGGTGAACCGCCCGCACGCCACCGAGGCGCGGACGCACTCCCGTGACGGCTTCCTCTACGACGGCCGCCACAAGGGCGCGAAGAACTACGAGCCCAACTCCTTCGGCGGACCGGTCCAGACGGACCGCCCGCTGTGGCAGCCCACCCCGGTCACCGGCGTCACCGGCGACCACGCGGCCCCGTCGCACGCCGAGGACGACGACTTCACGCAGGCGGGCGACCTCTACCGGCTGATGTCGGAGGACGAGAAGGGCCGCCTGATCGACAATCTGTCCGGCTTCATCGCCAAGGTCTCGCGCGACGACATCGCCGAGCGCGCGATCGGCAACTTCCGCCGGGCGGACGAGGACTTCGGCAAGCGGCTGGAGGCCGCGGTCCAGGCCCTGCGCGGCTGA
- a CDS encoding DMT family transporter, whose product MAWLLVVVAGFLETGFAVCLKLSHGFTRLWPTVAFAAFALGSFGLLTLALRKLDVGPAYAVWTGIGAAGTAIYGMIFLGDVVSTLKIVSISLVIVGVIGLQLSGSSH is encoded by the coding sequence ATGGCGTGGCTGCTGGTGGTGGTCGCGGGCTTTCTGGAGACGGGCTTCGCGGTCTGCCTGAAGCTCTCGCACGGATTCACCCGGCTGTGGCCGACGGTCGCCTTCGCGGCCTTCGCACTCGGCAGCTTCGGCCTCCTTACGCTGGCCCTGCGGAAGCTGGACGTGGGTCCGGCGTACGCGGTGTGGACCGGGATCGGGGCGGCCGGGACGGCGATCTACGGAATGATCTTCCTCGGCGACGTGGTCTCCACGCTCAAGATCGTCTCGATCAGTCTGGTCATCGTCGGCGTGATCGGACTCCAGCTGTCCGGCTCCTCGCACTGA
- a CDS encoding M50 family metallopeptidase, producing the protein MDLSLDLFSPQAAPAEWLVIATGVAALAVTVPRRIWLLARNAITIAHEGGHGLLALATGRRLEGIRLHSDTSGLTVSRGRPTGVGVVLTLAAGYPAAPLLGLGGAALLGTHRVTLLLWLATALLLAMLVMVRNAYGVLTVLLTGAAFLLVSWLTTPEVQSVFAYAVVWFLLLGGVRPAFELQSKRRHGGAPDSDADQLARLTHVPAGVWLFFFHAVAICSLIGGGRWLLGY; encoded by the coding sequence ATGGACCTCTCGCTGGACCTCTTCAGCCCGCAGGCCGCCCCGGCCGAGTGGCTGGTGATCGCCACCGGCGTCGCCGCCCTGGCCGTCACCGTGCCCCGCCGTATATGGCTGCTGGCCCGGAACGCGATCACCATCGCCCACGAGGGCGGCCACGGTCTGCTCGCCCTCGCCACCGGCCGGCGGCTCGAAGGGATCCGGCTGCACTCGGACACCAGCGGACTGACCGTGAGCCGGGGCCGGCCGACCGGCGTCGGCGTCGTCCTCACCCTGGCCGCCGGCTACCCGGCGGCCCCGCTGCTCGGTCTCGGCGGCGCCGCCCTGCTCGGCACCCACCGGGTCACCCTGCTGCTGTGGCTGGCGACCGCGCTGCTGCTCGCCATGCTGGTGATGGTCCGCAACGCGTACGGCGTCCTCACCGTCCTCCTCACCGGCGCCGCTTTCCTTCTCGTCTCCTGGCTGACCACCCCCGAGGTCCAGTCGGTCTTCGCGTACGCGGTGGTGTGGTTCCTGCTGCTCGGCGGTGTCCGCCCGGCCTTCGAGCTCCAGTCGAAGCGGCGCCACGGCGGCGCCCCCGACTCGGACGCGGACCAGCTCGCGCGGCTCACCCACGTACCCGCCGGGGTGTGGCTGTTCTTCTTCCACGCGGTCGCGATCTGCTCCCTGATCGGCGGCGGGCGCTGGCTCCTGGGCTACTGA
- a CDS encoding alpha/beta family hydrolase produces MTQSETVPTDAGEARVTWYAGTEPGAVLALGHGAGGGVEARDLQALAAALPDRGVTVALVEQPWRVAGKKVAPAPKTLDTGWRGLWPVLARPGLPVIAGGRSAGARVACRTGRELGAAAVLALSFPLHPPGRPERSRAEELLGTGLPTLVVQGGNDPFGRPGEFPEGPYRLVEIPYGDHGFALPKRAPLGPDDARELLVDAVAEWIVSLR; encoded by the coding sequence ATGACACAGTCCGAGACCGTCCCCACCGACGCCGGAGAGGCCCGCGTCACCTGGTACGCGGGGACGGAGCCCGGGGCCGTCCTCGCCCTCGGCCACGGCGCCGGCGGCGGCGTCGAGGCCCGCGACCTCCAGGCCCTCGCCGCGGCGCTGCCGGACCGGGGCGTGACCGTCGCCCTGGTCGAGCAGCCCTGGCGGGTCGCCGGCAAGAAGGTCGCGCCCGCCCCGAAGACCCTGGACACCGGCTGGCGCGGGCTCTGGCCGGTCCTCGCCCGGCCCGGGCTCCCGGTGATCGCGGGCGGCCGCAGCGCCGGCGCCCGGGTCGCCTGCCGCACCGGCCGGGAGCTCGGCGCCGCCGCCGTCCTCGCGCTGAGCTTCCCCCTCCACCCGCCGGGCAGGCCGGAGCGGTCCCGCGCCGAGGAGCTGCTCGGCACGGGCCTGCCCACCCTCGTCGTCCAGGGCGGCAACGACCCCTTCGGACGGCCCGGGGAGTTCCCGGAAGGCCCCTACCGCCTCGTCGAGATCCCGTACGGGGACCACGGCTTCGCCCTCCCGAAGCGGGCCCCGCTCGGCCCGGACGACGCGCGGGAACTGCTGGTGGACGCGGTCGCCGAATGGATCGTCTCGCTCCGCTGA
- the hisN gene encoding histidinol-phosphatase: MADYHDDLRLAHVLADAADAATMDRFQALDLKVETKPDMTPVSEADKAAEELIRGQLQRARPRDAILGEEYGVEGSGPRRWVIDPIDGTKNYVRGVPVWATLIALMEAGDTGFQPVVGVVSAPALGRRWWAAKGLGAYTGRSLASASRIGVSKVASLEDASFAYSSLSGWEEQGRLEGFLDLTRACWRTRAYGDFWPYMMVAEGSVDICAEPELSLWDMAAVAVVVQEAGGTYTGLDGRHGPHSGNAAASNGLLHGELLSYLNQENAEG, from the coding sequence ATGGCCGACTACCACGACGATCTGCGTCTCGCCCATGTCCTCGCGGATGCCGCCGACGCCGCCACCATGGACCGTTTCCAGGCGCTCGACCTCAAGGTCGAGACGAAGCCGGACATGACGCCGGTGAGCGAGGCCGACAAGGCCGCCGAAGAACTGATCCGGGGCCAGCTCCAGCGGGCCAGGCCGCGCGACGCGATCCTCGGCGAGGAGTACGGCGTGGAGGGCTCGGGCCCGCGCCGCTGGGTGATCGACCCCATCGACGGCACGAAGAACTATGTGCGCGGGGTTCCCGTCTGGGCGACCCTGATCGCGCTGATGGAGGCCGGGGACACCGGCTTCCAGCCGGTGGTGGGCGTCGTGTCGGCCCCGGCGCTCGGCCGCCGCTGGTGGGCGGCGAAGGGCCTCGGGGCGTACACCGGGCGGAGCCTGGCGTCGGCGAGCCGGATCGGGGTCTCGAAGGTCGCCTCCCTGGAGGACGCCTCCTTCGCGTACTCCTCGCTGAGCGGCTGGGAGGAGCAGGGCCGCCTCGAAGGGTTCCTCGACCTCACGCGCGCGTGCTGGCGGACCCGGGCGTACGGCGACTTCTGGCCGTACATGATGGTCGCGGAGGGCTCCGTCGACATCTGCGCCGAGCCGGAGCTGTCGCTGTGGGACATGGCCGCGGTGGCGGTCGTGGTCCAGGAGGCCGGCGGCACGTACACCGGGCTCGACGGCCGCCACGGCCCGCACAGCGGGAACGCGGCGGCCTCGAACGGACTGCTGCACGGGGAGCTGCTCAGCTACCTCAACCAGGAGAACGCGGAGGGCTGA
- a CDS encoding SOS response-associated peptidase, with translation MCGRYAASRRPEDLVGLFGVEKWEPEETLAPDWNVAPTKEVWAVLERPLKDAESRRPVRQLRALKWGLVPSWAKSPEGAARMINARAETLEEKPSFKRAFAARRCILPADGYYEWVTGAGERELEVEGKKKRPRKQPYFVTPADGSVFAMAGLYEFWRDRTLPDGDPLAWWVTCSVITTEAETGPLGVAPAEGPHSLADIHPRMPLMLTEDRWDAWLDPATTAPEELRGLLAAPPEGLMRAYPVATAVSNVRNNGPELLTELAGPEVGTLF, from the coding sequence ATGTGCGGAAGGTATGCAGCGAGCCGGCGGCCCGAGGACCTCGTCGGCCTCTTCGGAGTGGAGAAGTGGGAGCCGGAGGAGACTCTGGCCCCCGACTGGAACGTGGCCCCGACCAAAGAGGTCTGGGCCGTCCTCGAGCGTCCTCTGAAAGACGCAGAATCCCGACGTCCGGTTCGCCAGCTGCGCGCGCTGAAGTGGGGCCTCGTACCGTCCTGGGCGAAGTCGCCGGAGGGCGCCGCGCGGATGATCAACGCGCGCGCGGAGACCCTGGAGGAGAAGCCCTCCTTCAAGCGGGCCTTCGCGGCCCGCCGGTGCATCCTCCCCGCCGACGGCTACTACGAGTGGGTCACCGGGGCGGGGGAGCGGGAGCTCGAGGTCGAGGGGAAGAAGAAGCGGCCCCGCAAGCAGCCGTACTTCGTGACCCCGGCGGACGGCTCCGTGTTCGCGATGGCCGGGCTCTACGAGTTCTGGCGCGACCGGACCCTGCCCGACGGCGACCCGCTGGCGTGGTGGGTGACCTGCTCGGTGATCACCACCGAGGCGGAGACCGGACCGCTGGGCGTGGCCCCGGCCGAGGGCCCGCACTCGCTCGCCGACATCCACCCCCGGATGCCGCTGATGCTCACCGAGGACCGCTGGGACGCCTGGCTCGACCCGGCGACCACCGCCCCCGAGGAGCTGCGGGGGCTGCTCGCCGCGCCGCCGGAGGGGCTCATGCGCGCGTACCCGGTGGCGACCGCCGTCAGCAACGTCCGCAACAACGGCCCCGAACTCCTGACGGAGCTGGCGGGCCCGGAGGTCGGCACGCTGTTCTGA
- a CDS encoding CBS domain-containing protein codes for MLVRDAMSTVVLTIGPAHTLRQAARLMAARRVGAAVVLDTDAGALGILTERDILNSLALDQDPDRETAGSHTTRDVVFAAPAWTLAEAAEAMTHGGFRHLVVLDDHGPVGMVSVRDIIRCWIPVHSVVS; via the coding sequence ATGCTCGTCCGTGACGCCATGAGCACCGTGGTCCTCACCATCGGCCCCGCCCACACCCTCCGGCAGGCCGCCCGGCTGATGGCCGCCCGCCGCGTCGGCGCGGCCGTCGTCCTCGACACCGACGCCGGCGCCCTCGGCATCCTCACCGAGCGCGACATCCTCAACTCGCTCGCCCTCGACCAGGACCCCGACCGGGAGACCGCGGGCTCCCACACCACCCGGGACGTCGTCTTCGCCGCGCCCGCCTGGACGCTGGCCGAGGCGGCCGAGGCGATGACCCACGGCGGCTTCCGCCACCTCGTCGTCCTCGACGACCACGGCCCCGTCGGCATGGTCTCGGTGCGCGACATCATCCGCTGCTGGATCCCCGTGCACAGCGTTGTGAGCTGA
- a CDS encoding TetR/AcrR family transcriptional regulator, with amino-acid sequence MPTAREALLDAALGALAHRPWSAVRMADLATTARVSRQTLYNEFGSKEGLARALVRREADAYLQGVRRLLAAPAPPERNLVVVAEWIVTRAATRPVLRALLTGAWNERLPAPRPARPGARPAAVPAQRRADEGPPAPGELVAATAACAGERWAAGCELAVRLALSHVVAPAVPLPTGPGEAGQCEEPDSWSPITPTMTRLIETILSVETTSPRKIIP; translated from the coding sequence ATGCCGACTGCCCGCGAGGCCCTGCTCGACGCCGCGCTCGGCGCGCTCGCGCACCGGCCGTGGTCCGCCGTGCGGATGGCCGACCTCGCCACCACCGCCCGGGTCTCCCGGCAGACCCTCTACAACGAGTTCGGCAGCAAGGAGGGGCTCGCCCGCGCCCTGGTACGACGGGAGGCCGACGCCTATCTGCAGGGCGTCCGGCGGCTGCTCGCCGCTCCGGCGCCGCCCGAGCGGAACCTGGTCGTCGTCGCCGAGTGGATCGTCACCAGGGCCGCCACCCGGCCCGTGCTGCGGGCCCTGCTCACAGGCGCCTGGAACGAGCGGCTGCCCGCACCCCGCCCGGCAAGACCCGGCGCCCGCCCGGCGGCGGTGCCCGCCCAGCGGCGCGCCGACGAGGGGCCGCCCGCGCCGGGCGAGCTGGTCGCGGCGACCGCGGCCTGCGCGGGGGAACGGTGGGCGGCAGGCTGTGAGCTGGCCGTCCGGCTGGCGCTCAGTCATGTCGTGGCGCCCGCGGTCCCGTTGCCCACGGGCCCGGGGGAGGCGGGTCAGTGCGAGGAGCCGGACAGCTGGAGTCCGATCACGCCGACGATGACCAGACTGATCGAGACGATCTTGAGCGTGGAGACCACGTCGCCGAGGAAGATCATTCCGTAG
- the rsgA gene encoding ribosome small subunit-dependent GTPase A: MRRYGKHTDEDDIRQRPNRKGTRPRTTIRPKHEDAVEGMVLTVDRGRLTVLVDDRAVTAMKARELGRKAAVVGDRVSLVGDLSGEKDTLARIVRIGERSSVLRRTADDDDPYERVVVANADQLAIVTALADPEPRPRLIDRCLVAAYDGGLTPLLVLTKSDLAPPDELLEMYGALGVPYVVTTRDEFVDGVAAERVHEHLKGRTTAFVGHSGVGKTTLVNALVPPERRRTTGVVNAVTGRGRHTTTSALALPLNDKEGGWVIDTPGVRSFGLHHVDPSRVILAFPDLVPGTENCPRACSHDEPDCALDAWVAEGHADPARLVSLRRLLATRERREGD; encoded by the coding sequence ATGCGGCGTTACGGCAAGCACACCGACGAGGACGACATCCGCCAGCGGCCCAACCGCAAGGGCACCCGTCCCCGCACCACGATCCGCCCGAAGCACGAGGACGCCGTCGAGGGCATGGTCCTCACCGTCGACCGCGGCCGGCTGACCGTCCTCGTCGACGACCGGGCGGTGACCGCGATGAAGGCCCGCGAGCTGGGCCGCAAGGCCGCCGTGGTCGGCGACCGCGTCTCGCTCGTCGGCGACCTGTCCGGCGAGAAGGACACCCTGGCCCGGATCGTGCGGATCGGCGAGCGCAGCTCGGTGCTCCGCCGCACGGCCGACGACGACGACCCGTACGAGCGGGTGGTCGTCGCCAACGCCGACCAGCTGGCGATCGTCACCGCGCTCGCCGACCCCGAGCCGCGCCCCCGGCTGATCGACCGCTGCCTGGTCGCCGCGTACGACGGCGGCCTCACCCCGCTGCTCGTCCTCACCAAGTCGGACCTGGCGCCGCCGGACGAACTCCTGGAGATGTACGGCGCGCTGGGCGTGCCGTACGTGGTGACCACCCGCGACGAGTTCGTCGACGGCGTCGCGGCCGAGCGGGTCCACGAGCACCTCAAGGGCCGCACCACCGCGTTCGTCGGGCACTCCGGCGTCGGCAAGACGACCCTGGTCAACGCCCTGGTGCCGCCGGAGCGGCGGCGCACGACCGGGGTGGTCAACGCGGTCACGGGCCGCGGCCGGCACACCACGACCTCGGCGCTCGCCCTGCCGCTCAACGACAAGGAGGGCGGCTGGGTCATCGACACCCCGGGCGTGCGCTCCTTCGGACTGCACCACGTCGACCCGTCCCGGGTCATCCTCGCCTTCCCCGACCTCGTGCCGGGTACGGAGAACTGCCCGCGCGCCTGCAGCCACGACGAGCCGGACTGCGCGCTGGACGCCTGGGTGGCGGAGGGGCACGCCGATCCGGCGCGGCTGGTGTCGCTGCGGCGACTGCTCGCGACCCGGGAGCGACGCGAGGGCGACTGA
- a CDS encoding Fur family transcriptional regulator, with amino-acid sequence MSDLLERLRGRGWRMTAQRRVVAEVLDGDHVHLTADEVHARAVTRLPEISRATVYNTLGEMVTLGEVIEVATDGRAKRYDPNAHRPHQHLVCGRCGAIRDVHPGGDPLADLPDTERFGFTISNVEVTYRGICPSCAGSA; translated from the coding sequence ATGAGTGACCTGTTGGAACGACTGCGCGGACGCGGCTGGCGGATGACCGCGCAGCGGCGTGTGGTGGCGGAGGTCCTGGACGGGGACCACGTACACCTGACCGCCGACGAGGTCCACGCGCGCGCCGTGACGCGCCTGCCCGAGATCTCGCGCGCGACCGTCTACAACACGCTCGGCGAGATGGTCACCCTCGGCGAGGTCATCGAGGTCGCGACCGACGGCCGCGCCAAGCGCTACGACCCCAACGCCCACCGGCCGCACCAGCACCTGGTCTGCGGCCGCTGCGGCGCGATCCGCGATGTGCATCCGGGCGGCGACCCGCTGGCCGACCTGCCGGACACCGAGCGCTTCGGCTTCACCATCTCGAACGTCGAGGTCACCTACCGAGGCATCTGCCCCAGCTGCGCCGGCAGCGCCTGA